The Flavobacterium faecale genome has a segment encoding these proteins:
- a CDS encoding 50S ribosomal protein L25/general stress protein Ctc, translating into MKSITIKGSERESVGKVATKALRNAGAVPCVLYGGDQPVHFSAEEKAFKSLVYTPNAHTVVIELENGKTFNAILQDIQVHPVSDKVLHIDFFQLFEDREVSIEVPVKIIGKSKGVMAGGDLRLNNRKLKVKALPANLPDFVEADITPLNMGNKLYVTQVPAENFKIMHPDNTVICQVKISRAAMKAAQEAAKAAKAGPAKGKKK; encoded by the coding sequence ATGAAGTCGATTACAATTAAAGGATCAGAAAGAGAAAGCGTGGGAAAAGTAGCTACTAAAGCCTTACGTAATGCTGGAGCGGTTCCTTGCGTTTTATACGGAGGAGATCAACCAGTGCACTTTTCAGCAGAAGAAAAAGCATTTAAATCTTTGGTTTACACTCCAAACGCACACACAGTTGTGATTGAATTAGAGAACGGAAAAACATTCAATGCAATTCTACAAGACATTCAGGTTCACCCTGTAAGTGATAAAGTTTTGCATATCGATTTCTTCCAACTTTTTGAAGATAGAGAAGTTTCTATCGAAGTTCCTGTGAAAATCATCGGAAAATCAAAAGGTGTTATGGCAGGTGGAGATTTACGTTTGAACAACCGTAAATTGAAAGTTAAAGCTTTACCAGCAAATCTTCCTGATTTTGTTGAAGCAGATATTACTCCACTTAACATGGGTAACAAATTATATGTTACACAAGTACCAGCTGAAAACTTTAAAATCATGCACCCAGACAACACTGTTATCTGTCAAGTGAAGATTTCTCGTGCTGCTATGAAAGCTGCTCAAGAGGCTGCAA
- a CDS encoding ribose-phosphate pyrophosphokinase — MSQSEPEAKIFACSQSVYLAEKISAAYGIPLGKMTMSHYSDGEFQPSYEESIRGIRVFLVCSTFPTADNLMELLLMIDAAKRASARHITAVIPYFGWARQDRKDKPRVPIGAKLIAKMLETAGATRIMTMDLHADQIQGFFEKPVDHLFASTIFLPYIESLKLDNLMIASPDMGGSKRAYAYSKFLNSEVVICYKQRKAANVIATMELIGEVKGKNVVLVDDMIDTGGTLAKAADLMIEKGALSVRAICTHAILSGDAYEKIENSKLLELIVTDSIPLKKQSNKIKVVSCAPLFAEVMNMVQHNNSISGKFLM; from the coding sequence ATGTCACAATCAGAACCAGAAGCTAAAATATTTGCTTGTTCACAAAGTGTCTATCTAGCAGAAAAAATCTCTGCAGCCTACGGGATACCTCTAGGTAAAATGACCATGTCACATTATAGTGACGGAGAATTCCAACCTTCTTATGAAGAGTCGATTAGAGGAATACGCGTATTTTTGGTATGCTCAACTTTTCCAACGGCAGATAATTTGATGGAACTTCTATTAATGATTGATGCAGCAAAACGTGCATCAGCAAGACATATTACTGCTGTTATACCTTACTTTGGTTGGGCTAGACAAGACAGAAAAGACAAACCTAGAGTTCCAATTGGAGCGAAGTTAATTGCAAAAATGCTAGAAACTGCTGGAGCAACTCGTATCATGACAATGGACTTGCACGCAGATCAAATTCAAGGATTTTTTGAGAAACCTGTAGATCATCTTTTTGCTTCTACAATTTTCTTACCTTATATAGAGAGTTTAAAATTAGACAATCTAATGATCGCATCGCCTGATATGGGTGGATCAAAAAGAGCTTATGCCTATTCTAAATTCTTAAACTCTGAAGTAGTAATTTGCTACAAACAGAGAAAAGCAGCCAACGTTATTGCAACAATGGAATTGATTGGTGAGGTAAAAGGTAAAAATGTAGTTCTAGTTGATGATATGATCGACACCGGTGGAACTTTGGCAAAAGCTGCAGATTTAATGATCGAAAAAGGAGCTTTGAGTGTAAGAGCTATTTGTACGCACGCGATTTTATCGGGAGATGCTTATGAAAAAATCGAAAACTCTAAACTACTTGAATTAATCGTAACCGATTCTATTCCGTTAAAAAAGCAGTCAAATAAAATAAAAGTTGTAAGTTGCGCCCCATTGTTCGCAGAAGTGATGAATATGGTACAACATAACAACTCAATAAGCGGGAAGTTCCTAATGTAG
- the kduI gene encoding 5-dehydro-4-deoxy-D-glucuronate isomerase, translating into MEKKYESRYAAAPGDVKSYDTAKLRKEFLIENLFVADDITLVYSHYDRYIVGGVMPVEKLVVLESIDQLKAGFFLERRELGVINVGGAGTVTVNGEAYNLEHKEALYVGQGNENVSFASADAANPAKFYINSTPAHKAYPIKKIGIDDVEVVELGAPETANRRTLRKYIVNSVVDVCQLQMGMTTLHSGSVWNTMPAHVHDRRMEVYFYFEIPENQAVCHFMGQPDETRHIWMGNNQAVISPPWSIHSGSGTSSYSFIWGMTGENLDYGDMDFCNITDLR; encoded by the coding sequence ATGGAAAAGAAATATGAGTCGCGTTATGCCGCAGCGCCTGGAGATGTAAAATCCTATGATACAGCTAAATTACGTAAAGAATTTTTGATCGAAAATTTATTTGTAGCAGATGATATTACGCTAGTATATTCACATTACGATCGTTACATCGTAGGTGGGGTAATGCCAGTTGAAAAATTGGTTGTATTGGAAAGCATTGATCAGTTGAAAGCGGGCTTCTTCTTGGAGCGCAGAGAACTTGGGGTTATTAATGTAGGTGGTGCTGGAACTGTGACTGTCAACGGCGAAGCATATAATTTGGAGCATAAAGAAGCATTGTATGTAGGTCAAGGAAACGAAAATGTTTCGTTTGCTAGTGCTGACGCTGCAAATCCAGCTAAATTTTATATCAATTCAACTCCTGCTCATAAAGCTTATCCAATCAAAAAAATCGGAATCGATGATGTTGAAGTGGTAGAATTGGGTGCTCCTGAAACAGCCAACAGACGTACACTTAGAAAATATATTGTAAACAGCGTAGTTGATGTTTGTCAATTGCAAATGGGTATGACAACTTTGCATTCTGGTAGTGTTTGGAATACTATGCCAGCGCACGTACACGATCGTAGAATGGAAGTTTATTTTTATTTCGAAATACCAGAAAATCAAGCTGTTTGTCATTTCATGGGACAACCAGACGAAACCAGGCATATTTGGATGGGGAATAATCAAGCGGTAATTTCACCGCCATGGTCCATTCACTCTGGTTCAGGTACTAGTAGCTATTCTTTTATTTGGGGAATGACGGGTGAAAACTTGGATTATGGGGATATGGATTTTTGCAATATTACAGACTTAAGATAA
- a CDS encoding LacI family DNA-binding transcriptional regulator, whose amino-acid sequence MKNNNVTIHDISKALEIDSSTVSRALNDSPRVSQKTKDKILSKAAELGYQRNSLASKLRTNKTHSIGVIVPRIARQFFSSVIAGVEETAFNAGYDVIICQSMDDYEREKKLMNTMLSNRVDGVLISVSMKTTHYDHFKEYQKQGFPILFFDRPCDLENSTNVIIDDFKISFEATEHLIEQGCKNIVHFAGPQNSELYKRRTNGYKAALTKHHIPIREDYIFESTLMKEDGIQMAQQLLELPIVDGVFSSNDISAISAMQYLKEKGIKIPQDIAFVGFSNEAVSAVIEPSLSTIKQPDFEMGKVAASLLFEQINTKANLRINQTMILEPELIVRDSSRRKK is encoded by the coding sequence ATGAAAAACAACAACGTAACCATTCATGATATTTCTAAAGCTTTAGAAATTGACAGTTCAACCGTTTCGCGAGCCCTTAACGACAGTCCACGTGTGTCTCAAAAAACGAAAGATAAAATCCTAAGCAAAGCCGCAGAATTAGGCTACCAACGCAATAGTTTGGCGTCTAAACTAAGAACCAACAAAACGCATTCCATTGGTGTCATCGTACCACGTATTGCGCGTCAATTTTTTTCATCAGTCATTGCGGGTGTCGAAGAAACTGCCTTCAATGCCGGTTACGATGTGATCATTTGCCAGTCCATGGATGACTACGAGAGAGAAAAAAAACTAATGAACACGATGCTATCTAATAGAGTTGATGGTGTTTTGATTTCTGTTTCCATGAAAACTACGCATTACGATCATTTTAAAGAATATCAAAAACAAGGTTTCCCAATCCTCTTTTTTGACCGTCCTTGCGATTTAGAAAATAGTACAAACGTAATCATTGATGATTTCAAAATTAGCTTTGAAGCTACCGAACACTTAATTGAACAAGGTTGCAAAAATATTGTTCATTTTGCAGGTCCTCAAAATTCTGAATTGTACAAAAGAAGAACAAACGGTTATAAGGCAGCCTTAACAAAGCACCATATTCCGATTAGAGAAGATTATATTTTTGAATCCACTTTAATGAAAGAAGACGGAATACAAATGGCACAACAACTTCTTGAACTCCCAATTGTAGATGGTGTTTTTTCGTCCAACGATATTTCTGCTATCAGTGCCATGCAGTATTTAAAAGAAAAAGGAATCAAAATTCCGCAAGATATTGCTTTTGTAGGCTTTAGTAACGAAGCGGTTTCGGCAGTCATCGAACCTTCACTTTCGACCATCAAACAACCCGATTTTGAAATGGGAAAAGTAGCCGCTAGTTTATTATTCGAACAAATTAATACCAAAGCAAATCTAAGAATTAATCAAACTATGATTTTGGAACCTGAATTAATTGTTAGGGATTCTTCGAGGAGGAAAAAGTGA
- a CDS encoding Abi family protein, whose protein sequence is MFEKKAFTLEQQVAQLQSRGLQIKHPRIAEKYLINISYYRLGEYWYVMQSDKENHIFKPNSTFTDVIALYNFDAELRLLLFDVIEKIEISLRTKLIYYLSHEIDPWWFQNFALFIDSKALVKTLSNLEEEISITKDTSIQNHKKKHNDDGRFPPSWKTLEQTSFGALSKLYGNLNNTIKSKDLIARDFGAVNHTFLPSWLQSIAQIRNFCAHHSRLWNRNLPGTVKLLSSPPNPWINDPINIPKQHEFNKLYIHMCLMKYMLNTIIPKNEFTHKLDSLFQKYPNVDPNALGMKQNWQEEPLWR, encoded by the coding sequence ATGTTTGAAAAGAAAGCATTTACACTCGAACAACAAGTCGCTCAATTACAATCGCGGGGCCTACAGATTAAGCATCCGCGTATTGCGGAAAAATACCTCATTAACATAAGCTATTACAGACTCGGAGAATATTGGTATGTAATGCAATCTGATAAAGAAAACCATATCTTCAAACCCAATAGTACTTTTACAGACGTAATTGCGCTTTATAATTTCGATGCCGAATTACGTTTACTTTTGTTTGATGTAATAGAAAAAATTGAAATTAGCTTAAGAACTAAATTGATCTACTATTTATCGCATGAAATTGATCCCTGGTGGTTTCAAAATTTCGCGCTATTTATTGATAGCAAAGCACTCGTAAAAACGCTATCAAATTTAGAAGAGGAAATTTCAATAACTAAAGATACATCCATTCAAAACCATAAAAAAAAGCACAATGATGATGGAAGGTTTCCTCCTTCCTGGAAAACATTAGAACAAACTAGTTTTGGAGCTTTATCTAAACTATACGGCAATTTGAATAATACTATAAAATCAAAAGATTTAATAGCAAGAGATTTTGGCGCAGTCAATCACACGTTTTTACCCAGTTGGCTACAATCAATCGCCCAGATTCGAAATTTTTGCGCACATCATTCTAGATTATGGAATAGAAATCTACCGGGAACCGTTAAACTATTATCCTCACCTCCTAACCCATGGATAAACGATCCTATTAACATCCCAAAACAACACGAGTTCAACAAACTATACATTCATATGTGTCTTATGAAGTACATGCTAAATACAATAATACCAAAAAATGAATTTACGCATAAATTAGATAGTTTATTTCAAAAATATCCTAATGTAGATCCTAATGCATTAGGAATGAAGCAAAATTGGCAAGAAGAACCTTTATGGCGTTGA
- a CDS encoding substrate-binding domain-containing protein produces MKEDGIQMAQQLLDLPLVDGVFSSNDISAINAIQTLKDNGIKIPQDIAFVGFSNEAVSAVIEPSLSTIKQPDFEMGKVAASLLIEQINTKANLRINQTMILEPELIVRDSSRRIK; encoded by the coding sequence ATGAAAGAAGACGGAATACAAATGGCGCAACAACTTCTTGACCTCCCACTTGTAGATGGCGTTTTTTCGTCCAACGATATTTCTGCTATTAATGCTATCCAAACCTTAAAAGATAATGGAATCAAAATCCCGCAAGATATTGCATTTGTAGGTTTTAGCAACGAAGCTGTTTCTGCAGTCATTGAACCTTCACTTTCGACCATCAAACAACCCGATTTTGAAATGGGAAAAGTAGCTGCGAGTTTATTAATCGAACAAATTAACACCAAAGCAAATCTAAGAATTAATCAAACTATGATTTTGGAGCCTGAATTAATTGTTAGGGATTCTTCGAGGAGGATAAAGTGA